Proteins encoded within one genomic window of Pedosphaera parvula Ellin514:
- a CDS encoding Minf_1886 family protein — MQAASFEEVLEQILLKDKRYHRDAYVFLREALDYTQKLVTKGTSKGSIRHVSGQELLAGIRDYALEQFGPMAITVLEEWGIKSCQEFGEMVFIMVENSLLAKTDQDSRADFEGGYDFHEAFTKPFLPKEKLSTQLPEAKPARA, encoded by the coding sequence ATGCAAGCAGCTTCATTTGAAGAGGTTCTGGAGCAAATCCTGTTGAAGGATAAGCGCTACCATCGTGATGCCTACGTGTTTCTACGCGAGGCATTGGACTATACCCAAAAGCTGGTAACGAAGGGAACATCCAAGGGCAGCATCCGGCATGTTAGCGGGCAGGAATTGCTCGCTGGAATTCGTGATTATGCCTTGGAACAGTTCGGGCCCATGGCGATTACCGTTTTGGAGGAATGGGGAATTAAATCATGCCAGGAGTTTGGCGAGATGGTTTTTATCATGGTTGAGAATAGTCTCCTCGCAAAAACCGATCAGGACTCGCGCGCTGATTTTGAGGGCGGCTATGATTTTCATGAGGCATTTACCAAACCCTTCCTGCCCAAGGAAAAACTTTCGACGCAATTGCCGGAAGCCAAGCCTGCCCGGGCGTAG
- a CDS encoding M16 family metallopeptidase: protein MSAPTVSTARNGLIGSSDLPALPPGVKVTTLENGLTIIVREDHNAPVVSVQAWSMTGSVHEGKWLGAGMSHVLEHMLFKGTTTRGAGRIDQEVQDAGGYMNAYTSFDRTVYYIDVPNTGAKVAVDILCDIMQHATLPAEEMEKEKQVILREMDMNQDDPGRRSSRRLFETAYTKSPYRYTVIGYPDIYNELKADDIREYYHQRYAPNNVFYVVVGDIKTEEVIAQIRESYAKAKAKAMPPLVLPEEPKQTASREVIEEAPIELGYVYFSWHIPELRHPDVPILDVLAVILGSGRSSHLYQQIREKAGLVNSVDAWTYSPGSTGLLGMSAVVDADKFNAAREAMLVEIEKLKDEPISAAEVNKAVKQFISATLSSRKTMSGQAQDLGGNWLSANDLNFSERYLAAVKQVTPADLQRVARQYLTSGNRTLYALLLRALRRNRRRWAKRSRNIRYKNLICRMDCDCWSRRTIACLSCNFARCLRAACWLRSLRKTE from the coding sequence ATGTCCGCACCCACTGTGTCCACGGCCAGAAACGGTTTAATCGGAAGTAGTGACCTCCCGGCGCTGCCGCCCGGAGTAAAGGTGACCACGTTGGAAAACGGGCTCACGATCATTGTGCGTGAAGACCACAATGCACCGGTGGTATCAGTGCAGGCGTGGAGCATGACTGGAAGCGTCCACGAAGGAAAGTGGCTGGGCGCTGGAATGTCTCATGTGCTTGAGCACATGCTTTTCAAAGGGACCACGACGCGTGGCGCAGGGCGCATTGACCAGGAGGTCCAGGACGCGGGAGGTTACATGAACGCCTATACCTCCTTCGATCGCACAGTCTATTACATCGATGTGCCGAATACCGGCGCGAAGGTGGCAGTGGATATTCTTTGCGACATCATGCAGCACGCCACCCTGCCCGCGGAGGAGATGGAAAAGGAGAAGCAGGTTATTCTTCGCGAAATGGACATGAACCAGGATGATCCTGGACGTCGCTCCAGCAGGCGCTTGTTTGAGACTGCATATACGAAGAGCCCCTACCGTTACACAGTCATCGGTTATCCCGACATATATAACGAGTTAAAGGCGGATGACATCCGGGAGTATTATCATCAGCGCTATGCTCCCAACAACGTGTTCTACGTTGTTGTGGGAGACATCAAGACGGAGGAAGTTATTGCCCAGATTCGGGAGTCGTATGCCAAAGCCAAAGCCAAGGCAATGCCGCCGCTGGTATTACCTGAGGAGCCAAAGCAGACGGCCTCACGCGAGGTGATTGAAGAAGCGCCAATTGAATTGGGATATGTTTATTTTAGCTGGCACATACCGGAATTAAGGCATCCAGATGTTCCGATTCTCGATGTCCTGGCGGTCATTCTGGGTAGTGGCCGCAGCTCGCACCTGTATCAGCAAATTCGGGAGAAAGCGGGATTGGTAAATTCCGTGGATGCATGGACGTACAGTCCAGGAAGCACCGGGTTGCTCGGCATGAGCGCGGTGGTGGATGCTGATAAGTTCAACGCGGCGCGGGAAGCGATGCTGGTTGAAATTGAGAAGCTGAAGGATGAACCAATTTCCGCCGCCGAGGTGAACAAGGCAGTAAAACAATTCATTTCGGCCACCTTGTCTTCACGCAAAACGATGAGTGGGCAGGCCCAGGATTTGGGCGGCAACTGGCTCTCGGCGAATGATCTGAATTTTTCAGAGCGTTACCTGGCAGCAGTGAAACAGGTGACGCCGGCGGACTTGCAACGGGTCGCCAGGCAATATTTGACTTCCGGCAACCGAACACTTTATGCGTTGCTGCTACGGGCGCTGCGCCGAAACCGACGACGCTGGGCGAAGAGAAGCAGGAACATCCGATACAAAAATTTGATTTGCCGAATGGATTGCGATTGCTGGTCAAGGAGGACCATCGCCTGCCTTTCGTGCAATTTCGCGCGGTGTTTAAGGGCGGCGTGTTGGCTGAGGAGCCTGAGAAAAACGGAGTGA
- a CDS encoding M16 family metallopeptidase, protein MLAEEPEKNGVSSLTTKMLLKGTKTHSAEDIAREIESIGGSIDTFGGNNSFGASAEVLSGDFATGLDLLSDVLLNPVFPSSALEREKQIQLAGIKAQKDQLLKTAGVNMRKALFGNQGYGLDSMGTEETVPRLQVADLQNLHQRLTVPNNCVLAIYGDVQAGAVKAEVEKMFGNWKPSAKPLPEPVKPKLLSEVKQVCETRDKKQAVLIIGFSGTTLYEKDRYPLELIQEACSDLGSRLFLRVRENLGLAYYVGAQNFMGIVPGYFAFYCGTAPEKVELVEKELLREAELLRADGLTEEELKRAKAKVIGQKKIARQDLGGLASTTALDELFGLGYAHSETEDAEYEAVTLEQIKTVAQKYLKPDALVISVVKPEAISTSKGKE, encoded by the coding sequence GTGTTGGCTGAGGAGCCTGAGAAAAACGGAGTGAGCAGCCTTACGACGAAAATGCTCCTGAAAGGTACAAAGACACATTCGGCGGAAGACATTGCGCGGGAGATCGAATCCATCGGCGGCAGCATCGATACGTTTGGCGGGAACAACAGTTTTGGAGCGAGCGCCGAAGTTTTGAGCGGCGATTTTGCCACGGGACTGGATCTGTTATCGGATGTCCTGCTTAATCCGGTGTTCCCCTCCTCCGCCCTCGAAAGAGAAAAGCAAATCCAACTTGCCGGCATCAAAGCGCAGAAAGATCAGCTTTTAAAAACTGCAGGGGTTAATATGCGCAAGGCCCTGTTTGGCAATCAGGGATATGGCTTGGACAGTATGGGCACAGAAGAAACCGTGCCGCGCCTGCAGGTGGCCGATCTACAGAACTTGCATCAACGGCTGACAGTTCCGAACAATTGTGTGCTGGCGATTTATGGTGATGTGCAGGCAGGTGCCGTAAAGGCTGAGGTTGAAAAAATGTTCGGGAATTGGAAACCCAGTGCCAAACCGCTGCCTGAACCAGTCAAGCCCAAGCTTCTTAGCGAGGTGAAGCAGGTCTGCGAAACGCGCGATAAGAAGCAGGCGGTGTTGATCATCGGTTTTTCCGGAACAACATTGTATGAGAAGGACCGTTATCCGCTGGAATTAATCCAGGAAGCCTGCAGTGATCTTGGGTCGCGACTGTTCCTGCGCGTGCGCGAGAACCTGGGGCTGGCTTATTACGTTGGAGCGCAAAACTTCATGGGAATCGTGCCGGGTTATTTCGCCTTCTATTGTGGCACTGCTCCGGAGAAGGTGGAGCTCGTAGAAAAAGAGTTGCTGCGCGAGGCGGAATTGTTGCGCGCGGATGGATTGACTGAGGAGGAGCTCAAACGGGCAAAGGCGAAGGTTATCGGGCAGAAGAAAATTGCCCGGCAGGATTTGGGCGGGCTTGCCAGCACTACGGCTTTGGATGAACTGTTTGGCCTTGGCTACGCACATAGCGAGACTGAGGATGCAGAATATGAGGCGGTCACGCTGGAGCAAATCAAGACGGTGGCGCAGAAATATCTCAAGCCGGATGCGCTGGTAATTTCAGTCGTCAAGCCGGAAGCCATCAGCACCAGCAAAGGCAAAGAGTAA
- a CDS encoding RNA polymerase sigma factor — MAWEIKTVSDEELARLTQVGSLSAFEKLVYRYEGRIHRFVANLCRNDADAREITQDTFVRAFQAIAQFDLSKKFAPWLFTIARRKSIDHHRATPPMADEPVPDQTDHDDPASQLARKEARQGLWSTARQHLPPLQFEALWLKYAEEMSVEEIAQVLRKTRTHVKVLLFRARTTLGHEIEIAGKAPNQPNGVATAGSKPKETPGLQTGPAAARLKQSGLGLV; from the coding sequence ATGGCCTGGGAAATCAAAACGGTTTCAGACGAGGAGCTTGCCCGGCTAACCCAGGTAGGCTCCCTGTCCGCGTTTGAAAAACTGGTCTATCGGTACGAAGGCCGCATCCACCGTTTTGTTGCCAACCTCTGCCGTAATGACGCTGATGCGCGCGAGATCACCCAGGACACCTTTGTGCGTGCCTTCCAGGCCATCGCTCAATTTGATTTGAGCAAAAAGTTCGCTCCCTGGCTCTTCACCATCGCCCGCCGCAAGTCGATCGACCACCATCGCGCCACACCTCCCATGGCCGATGAACCGGTTCCTGACCAAACCGACCACGATGACCCGGCGTCACAATTGGCACGGAAGGAAGCTCGGCAAGGGCTTTGGTCAACCGCCCGCCAACATTTGCCACCTTTGCAGTTTGAGGCTTTGTGGCTGAAATATGCTGAAGAAATGAGCGTTGAGGAAATCGCCCAGGTGCTCCGCAAAACCCGAACCCACGTCAAAGTGCTCTTATTTCGGGCTCGCACGACTCTCGGCCACGAAATAGAAATCGCTGGAAAAGCTCCCAACCAACCAAATGGAGTTGCCACTGCCGGCTCCAAACCTAAAGAGACTCCTGGTCTCCAGACTGGACCGGCAGCAGCCCGACTCAAACAATCTGGCTTGGGTCTCGTGTAA
- a CDS encoding FHA domain-containing protein → MPQLVLNPGTPQAKEYELKQGTNYIGRGFANDFQIDDGSVSTRHCQITVNGNQVHFQDLRSTNGSCLNGTPVQEATLQPGQRLRLGGVEFLFQDDAVGSVSVESLAMTATPVAVAMSVGGSAVATAAPVAVAAPASGLRISRSHAEETAASASPAPAGGLRVAGLAPTVAAPPPPSHEIPTPPLLSSPVARPGGKLVCKYHPKSTARWSCPKCGQVFCDLCVSARSMGSESGNFCRKCAVLCNPVEVAIDPTEASRKSNFFAQLGGAFGYPFRRGGMYVLVGGTLFFTLIQSLATFAFEMHFLLGVGFIFALWLEAISLGYLYGYMQNVIHVTADGDVDEPSLPEVTSFWQDIMAPCFQLIGILLLCFGPTIGAAAWAASNGGPVAALLAIPAILFGCVYFPMAILSATMLGSITAINPLVVIPAIAKVPLQYFVAFLVLGGVFLVRWAGAAWLPTIIPVRFVPGLISSFVGLYFLTVECRVLGLLYYANKQKIGWFNR, encoded by the coding sequence ATGCCCCAATTGGTATTAAATCCAGGAACTCCACAGGCGAAAGAATACGAACTTAAGCAGGGGACAAATTACATTGGGCGCGGGTTCGCGAATGATTTTCAGATCGATGATGGTTCAGTGTCCACGAGGCACTGCCAGATCACGGTGAATGGCAATCAAGTCCATTTCCAGGACCTGAGGTCGACGAATGGCAGTTGTCTGAATGGCACGCCGGTGCAGGAGGCGACGCTACAGCCAGGTCAACGATTGCGCCTGGGTGGAGTGGAATTCCTATTTCAAGATGATGCGGTGGGAAGCGTGAGTGTGGAGTCCCTGGCGATGACAGCAACACCCGTGGCTGTTGCGATGAGCGTGGGAGGTTCTGCGGTTGCGACAGCTGCGCCGGTGGCGGTAGCGGCTCCGGCAAGTGGTTTGCGCATTTCACGTTCACATGCGGAGGAAACTGCAGCATCGGCATCCCCTGCTCCTGCGGGTGGGTTGCGTGTCGCGGGACTGGCTCCGACGGTGGCAGCACCGCCGCCACCGAGTCATGAGATACCTACTCCGCCGCTGCTATCGAGTCCAGTGGCACGGCCGGGAGGGAAACTGGTTTGCAAGTATCATCCCAAATCAACGGCCAGGTGGAGTTGCCCAAAGTGCGGCCAGGTGTTTTGTGATTTGTGCGTGAGTGCACGCTCAATGGGTAGTGAGTCCGGGAACTTTTGCCGAAAATGCGCCGTGTTGTGCAATCCGGTTGAAGTGGCGATAGATCCGACTGAGGCTTCGAGGAAATCCAATTTTTTTGCCCAGTTGGGAGGCGCTTTTGGCTATCCTTTCAGACGAGGGGGCATGTACGTTCTTGTTGGCGGCACTCTTTTTTTTACCCTGATTCAATCGTTAGCCACATTTGCTTTTGAAATGCACTTCCTTCTCGGCGTGGGCTTTATTTTCGCATTGTGGCTGGAGGCTATTTCGCTGGGCTACCTTTATGGTTACATGCAAAACGTCATCCATGTCACGGCGGATGGTGATGTGGACGAACCTTCGCTGCCGGAGGTTACCAGTTTTTGGCAGGACATTATGGCACCTTGTTTCCAGCTGATTGGAATCCTGTTGCTCTGTTTTGGCCCAACAATTGGAGCCGCAGCATGGGCAGCATCCAATGGCGGACCGGTTGCAGCCCTTTTGGCAATTCCAGCGATTTTATTTGGATGTGTTTATTTTCCGATGGCAATTTTGTCGGCAACCATGTTGGGAAGCATAACCGCAATCAATCCGCTGGTGGTCATTCCAGCCATCGCCAAGGTGCCGTTGCAATATTTCGTTGCTTTCCTCGTTTTGGGTGGGGTTTTCCTGGTGCGGTGGGCCGGTGCGGCCTGGTTGCCCACAATCATCCCGGTTCGATTTGTTCCCGGCCTTATCTCAAGCTTCGTCGGCTTGTACTTTCTTACAGTGGAATGCCGCGTCCTGGGCCTGCTCTATTACGCAAACAAGCAAAAGATTGGCTGGTTCAACAGGTAG